One Thermoplasmata archaeon genomic window carries:
- the pdxS gene encoding pyridoxal 5'-phosphate synthase lyase subunit PdxS produces the protein MVDSMDQLRFGTELVKRGFARMQQGGVIMDVTNAEQASLAEEAGAVAVMALERVPADIRAMGGVARMADPLKVREIQARVTIPVMAKCRIGHTSEARILESLGVDMVDESEVLTPADPFYHVDKKAFQVPFVCGARNLGEALRRIDEGAAMIRTKGEAGTGNVIEAVRHIHQISSEIALVRKMTKKNAALWARKARVLPSTVEEVRALGRLPVVNFAAGGIATPADAALCRLLGVDGIFVGSGIFKSQHPEKVARAVVEASLHFDQPEVLARVSEGLGEPMKGLDLAGVPDSELLQARESQPAAPRRPGVTEA, from the coding sequence ATGGTCGATTCGATGGACCAGCTTCGGTTCGGCACGGAGCTCGTCAAGCGCGGCTTTGCCCGCATGCAGCAGGGCGGCGTCATCATGGACGTCACCAACGCGGAACAGGCCTCGCTCGCAGAGGAGGCCGGGGCCGTCGCGGTGATGGCGCTGGAGCGGGTCCCCGCGGACATCCGGGCCATGGGCGGTGTCGCCCGCATGGCCGACCCGCTCAAGGTTCGCGAGATCCAGGCTCGCGTCACGATTCCCGTGATGGCCAAATGCCGCATCGGCCACACCTCCGAGGCCCGGATCCTGGAGTCGCTCGGAGTCGACATGGTGGACGAGTCCGAGGTCCTCACGCCGGCGGATCCCTTCTACCACGTCGACAAGAAGGCGTTCCAGGTACCGTTCGTCTGCGGCGCCCGAAACCTCGGGGAGGCGCTCCGCCGCATCGACGAGGGCGCGGCGATGATCCGCACGAAAGGCGAGGCCGGAACGGGCAACGTGATCGAGGCCGTCCGCCACATTCACCAGATCAGCTCGGAGATCGCCCTCGTCCGCAAGATGACCAAGAAGAACGCCGCGCTCTGGGCCCGGAAGGCCCGGGTGCTGCCCTCGACCGTGGAAGAGGTCCGGGCGCTCGGACGCCTGCCCGTCGTCAACTTCGCAGCCGGAGGGATCGCGACTCCGGCGGATGCCGCGCTCTGTCGACTCCTCGGGGTCGACGGGATCTTCGTGGGGAGCGGGATCTTCAAGTCCCAGCACCCGGAGAAGGTCGCGCGCGCGGTGGTGGAGGCCTCGCTGCACTTCGATCAGCCCGAGGTGCTCGCCCGCGTCTCGGAAGGGCTCGGGGAACCGATGAAGGGTCTCGATCTCGCGGGCGTGCCGGACTCCGAGTTGCTCCAAGCGCGCGAGTCGCAACCGGCCGCGCCCCGACGCCCCGGTGTCACCGAGGCCTAG
- a CDS encoding ABC transporter permease subunit: protein MADPGEPVRSAVGAREAWPVLPIIGYVLLFALLPVALLFSQGLWVGGGAGWIDSLTQSPLNRQAFENSLEQGSLSAVLAVAIGYPAGVFLGRYTWPGRSAVRAFLLVPFLLPSIVVVLGILDLFGPSGTVSSAVPAFGVLGHGLPAIVAANLLFNVPIVILFTALGCESASPELEETAATLGAGPARAYRDVWGPGSWLGAAAGGFLTFLFSAVAFATPLVLCGARCYTVEARIWYLDQYGFDPTGAALLALALFLFLVIPTAIYLVLLHRLRSSSSSVRTRPRPGRVRSPLAYALAAETIALLGAVAFFLGTVLYRSLSPPGGGTFGAPWTELFGPTATNLLGIPLVQVLANTLFFAAVAATIVLLLGIVAGYALGARPRLGTGLSLYLFLPLLISPVLLAFSLAEFWRPVLGGESTVWILIIVSQSILALPFALLSLQIPLAGLSPTARDSARVLGAPAWIAYLDTDLPQVRRGLLTAGLFAFALGLGEFTATYFLVTPNFTTLSVAVYDLQDLRQFPLAEAAAGLLLLVSLAVFAAVNYGGHRAEL from the coding sequence ATGGCAGACCCTGGCGAACCAGTACGCTCCGCCGTAGGCGCTCGGGAGGCCTGGCCGGTCCTCCCGATCATCGGCTACGTCCTCCTCTTCGCGCTCCTCCCCGTCGCCTTACTGTTCAGTCAGGGGCTCTGGGTCGGAGGCGGGGCCGGGTGGATCGATTCGCTCACGCAATCCCCGCTGAATCGGCAGGCGTTCGAGAACTCGCTGGAGCAGGGAAGCCTGAGCGCCGTGCTCGCCGTCGCCATCGGCTATCCGGCCGGTGTGTTCCTGGGCCGCTACACCTGGCCCGGCCGCTCCGCCGTCCGCGCCTTCCTGCTCGTCCCGTTCCTCCTCCCCTCGATCGTGGTCGTGCTCGGCATCCTCGATCTCTTCGGTCCGTCCGGCACCGTATCGAGCGCGGTACCGGCCTTCGGGGTCCTGGGCCACGGCCTTCCGGCGATCGTCGCGGCGAACCTCTTGTTCAACGTCCCGATCGTGATCTTGTTCACGGCGCTCGGATGCGAGAGCGCCTCCCCGGAGCTGGAGGAAACGGCGGCGACCCTCGGGGCCGGTCCGGCGCGAGCGTATCGAGACGTCTGGGGCCCGGGATCCTGGCTCGGGGCGGCGGCCGGTGGATTCCTGACGTTCCTGTTCAGCGCGGTCGCCTTCGCGACCCCGCTCGTCCTGTGCGGAGCGCGATGCTACACGGTCGAGGCCCGGATATGGTACCTCGACCAGTACGGGTTCGATCCCACCGGTGCGGCTCTCCTCGCCCTCGCGCTCTTCCTCTTCCTCGTGATCCCGACGGCGATCTACCTCGTGCTCCTTCACCGGCTCCGCTCGTCGAGCTCGTCGGTCCGAACCCGACCACGCCCGGGACGCGTCCGTTCGCCCCTCGCCTACGCGCTCGCCGCGGAGACGATCGCCCTTCTGGGAGCGGTCGCGTTCTTCCTCGGGACGGTGCTCTACCGTTCGTTGAGCCCTCCGGGAGGAGGGACGTTCGGCGCTCCGTGGACCGAACTCTTCGGTCCCACCGCGACCAACCTTCTCGGGATCCCGCTGGTCCAGGTCCTCGCCAACACCCTGTTCTTCGCGGCGGTCGCGGCGACGATCGTGCTCCTCCTCGGGATCGTGGCCGGCTACGCGCTCGGAGCTCGGCCACGGCTCGGCACGGGCCTGTCGCTGTACCTGTTCCTCCCGCTCCTGATCTCGCCGGTGCTTCTCGCGTTCTCGCTGGCCGAGTTCTGGCGGCCCGTGCTCGGCGGGGAGTCGACCGTGTGGATCCTGATCATCGTCAGCCAGTCCATCCTGGCGCTCCCGTTCGCCCTCCTGAGCCTCCAGATACCTCTCGCCGGGCTCTCGCCCACGGCTCGAGATTCCGCACGCGTGCTCGGGGCCCCGGCCTGGATCGCCTACCTCGACACCGATCTCCCCCAGGTCCGTCGCGGACTGTTGACGGCCGGGCTCTTCGCCTTCGCCTTGGGACTCGGGGAGTTCACCGCGACGTACTTCCTCGTCACTCCGAACTTCACGACCCTGAGCGTCGCCGTGTACGATCTCCAAGACCTGCGCCAGTTCCCGCTCGCAGAGGCGGCCGCGGGGCTGCTGCTCCTGGTCAGCCTCGCCGTCTTCGCCGCGGTGAACTATGGAGGCCACCGTGCCGAGCTCTGA
- a CDS encoding ABC transporter ATP-binding protein: protein MPSSDPPVLEVEDLSVSLGRTPVLDSISFEVAPGELLSLMGPNGSGKTTLLRTIVGLEHPARGAVRLDGKDLRDVPVHRRGIGLLLQEAALFPRRTVYENVAYGPLVQGRPLSEADTEARRALELVRMQGFEERDPATLSGGERQRVALARTIAAHPRVVLLDEPFAAIDAGVRAGLRGEFRHVLAERGIAAVHVTHDREEGLFLGDRVAILLEGRLRAIGAPATVYDEPPDVGTAHFLGYNLLPEGPGWVAFRPQDARLDPVGSVGLLVDVLAVGFTGRGSLVVVRCASGERLEVELDGHAAPPRPGERLALSWERSLRFSR, encoded by the coding sequence GTGCCGAGCTCTGATCCTCCCGTGCTCGAGGTCGAGGATCTCTCGGTCTCGCTCGGTCGGACCCCGGTACTGGATTCGATCTCCTTCGAGGTCGCTCCGGGCGAACTATTGTCGCTGATGGGCCCGAACGGAAGCGGAAAGACCACGCTGCTGCGGACCATCGTGGGGTTGGAGCACCCCGCCCGGGGCGCCGTCCGGCTCGACGGGAAGGATCTTCGCGATGTGCCCGTCCACCGCCGAGGCATCGGGCTGCTGCTTCAGGAAGCGGCGCTCTTTCCGCGCCGGACCGTGTACGAGAACGTGGCCTACGGCCCGCTCGTTCAGGGGCGCCCGCTCTCCGAGGCGGACACCGAGGCCCGCCGGGCCCTGGAACTCGTCCGGATGCAGGGGTTCGAAGAACGCGATCCGGCGACGCTCTCGGGAGGAGAGCGCCAACGGGTAGCGCTCGCCCGCACGATCGCGGCCCACCCCCGGGTCGTGCTGCTCGACGAGCCGTTCGCAGCGATCGATGCCGGGGTCCGGGCCGGCCTGCGGGGGGAGTTCCGTCACGTGCTCGCGGAGCGGGGGATTGCGGCGGTCCACGTTACCCACGATCGGGAGGAGGGCCTCTTCCTCGGGGATCGGGTCGCCATCCTGCTCGAGGGTCGACTGCGCGCCATCGGCGCGCCGGCGACCGTGTACGACGAGCCGCCGGACGTCGGCACGGCCCACTTCCTGGGATACAACCTCCTGCCGGAAGGTCCCGGCTGGGTGGCGTTCCGACCCCAAGACGCGCGGCTCGACCCGGTCGGTTCGGTGGGCCTACTGGTCGACGTTCTCGCCGTGGGGTTCACGGGTCGTGGCTCGCTCGTGGTCGTGCGGTGCGCGAGCGGAGAGCGGCTCGAGGTCGAGCTGGATGGCCATGCGGCACCGCCCCGTCCCGGGGAGCGCCTCGCGCTGAGCTGGGAGCGCTCGCTCCGCTTCTCCCGGTGA
- the acnA gene encoding aconitate hydratase AcnA, with protein sequence MNPADPLGVLESVFLAGEDSFVYRLDRLSGIDHSKLARRPRTVRILLENLVRRFDPARVSPETVYALAEGRDIPPTVEIPFYPARVLLQDFTGIPTLVDLSTLRDDAAERGLDPKRINPVVPVDLIVDHSVQVDSFGTPQSLTINLDHEYERNGERYRFLRWAKDAFSNTRIVPPGNGICHQVNLEYLASVVQRQEIAGNPVAFPDTLIGTDSHTTMVNGVSVLGWGVGGIEAEAVMLGEAYFLADPIVVGVELIGSMPEGTTAMDLTLTITRRLRERGVVDQFVEFFGPGISRLAVPDRATISNMCPEYGATAAFFPIDEATIAYLHGTGRDAKAVARVEAYAKLQELWGTKLRGELEFDDVLTIDLGTIVPTISGPGNPQESMALSDAPAGFARSLAAYRKIKPAVPNGAPVAPDGSIVIAAITSCTNTSNPSVMFGAGLIAQRALALGLRVPPYVKTSLAPGSKVVTDYLQRAGLLQPLTDLGFGLVGFGCTTCIGNSGPLPPDVAKDVAEHDRYVAAVLSGNRNFEARIHNQVRANYLASPMLVVAYALAGRMDVDLTRDPIGKGPDGAPVRLKDLWPTSAEIRRLVEADLNPEMFREKYRAIEVGDVHWESLDPPKGDLYAWDPASTYLQAAPYLHLPPPWIPQRGVLAEGARALLTFGDQISTDHISPAGAFPESTPAGRYLLAHGVPASQFNTYGTRRGDHEVMVRGTFANVRLKNQLLAPKEGGWTSHLPEGDVLSVYDAAERYRTEGVPLIVLAGKSYGQGSSRDWAAKGPRLLGIGAVIAESFERIHRTNLIEMGVLPLRFAPGQGWKALGLTGHESFRLSVASGGELSPRGAITLEALREPDPPITATLECAIHSPIELEYYLAGGVLPYVMTHRFAR encoded by the coding sequence ATGAACCCCGCCGATCCCCTAGGCGTCCTCGAGTCGGTCTTTCTGGCCGGAGAAGATTCGTTCGTCTACCGCCTCGACCGGCTCTCGGGGATCGACCACTCCAAGCTCGCCCGGCGTCCCCGGACCGTCCGCATCCTCCTGGAGAACCTCGTGCGCCGGTTCGACCCGGCGCGCGTGAGCCCGGAGACCGTCTACGCGCTCGCCGAGGGCCGCGACATCCCCCCGACGGTCGAGATCCCGTTCTACCCGGCGAGGGTCCTGCTGCAAGACTTCACGGGGATCCCCACGCTCGTGGACCTCTCCACCCTGCGCGACGATGCGGCCGAGCGCGGGCTCGACCCGAAACGGATCAATCCGGTTGTGCCGGTCGACCTCATCGTCGACCACTCGGTCCAGGTCGACAGCTTCGGGACGCCCCAATCGCTCACGATCAATCTCGATCACGAGTACGAGCGCAACGGGGAGCGCTACCGCTTCCTGCGCTGGGCGAAGGATGCGTTCTCGAACACCCGGATCGTGCCGCCGGGCAACGGCATCTGCCACCAGGTGAACCTCGAGTACCTCGCCTCGGTCGTCCAGCGGCAGGAGATCGCGGGGAACCCGGTGGCGTTCCCGGACACTCTGATCGGAACGGATTCCCACACCACGATGGTCAACGGCGTCTCGGTCCTCGGATGGGGAGTGGGAGGGATCGAGGCGGAGGCGGTCATGCTCGGCGAGGCGTACTTCCTCGCCGATCCGATCGTTGTCGGAGTCGAACTGATCGGTTCGATGCCGGAAGGGACGACCGCGATGGATCTGACCCTGACGATCACCCGTCGCCTGCGGGAGCGCGGCGTGGTCGATCAGTTCGTGGAGTTCTTCGGCCCCGGGATCTCCCGACTCGCCGTCCCGGATCGGGCGACCATCTCCAACATGTGCCCGGAGTACGGGGCGACGGCGGCCTTCTTCCCGATCGACGAGGCCACGATCGCCTACCTGCACGGCACCGGACGCGACGCGAAGGCGGTCGCCCGGGTCGAAGCGTATGCGAAGCTCCAGGAGCTCTGGGGCACGAAGCTCCGGGGCGAGCTCGAGTTCGACGACGTCCTGACGATCGATCTCGGGACGATCGTCCCCACGATCTCCGGTCCGGGCAACCCGCAGGAGTCGATGGCCCTCTCCGACGCCCCCGCGGGATTCGCCCGATCGCTCGCGGCCTACCGGAAGATCAAGCCGGCCGTGCCGAACGGCGCCCCGGTCGCGCCCGACGGTTCGATCGTGATCGCGGCGATCACGAGCTGCACGAACACCTCCAATCCCTCCGTCATGTTCGGCGCCGGGCTCATCGCCCAACGGGCGCTCGCCCTCGGGCTGCGGGTGCCGCCGTACGTGAAGACCTCGCTCGCGCCGGGTTCGAAGGTCGTCACCGACTATCTCCAGCGCGCCGGGCTGCTCCAGCCGCTCACCGATCTCGGCTTCGGACTGGTCGGCTTCGGCTGCACGACCTGCATCGGCAATTCCGGCCCGCTGCCTCCGGACGTCGCGAAGGACGTCGCGGAGCACGATCGCTACGTCGCGGCCGTGCTCAGCGGGAACCGGAACTTCGAAGCACGGATCCACAACCAGGTCCGGGCGAACTACCTCGCCTCTCCGATGCTCGTCGTGGCCTACGCCCTCGCTGGACGGATGGACGTCGACCTCACCCGCGACCCGATTGGGAAAGGCCCCGACGGCGCTCCGGTCCGGCTGAAGGACCTGTGGCCGACCTCGGCCGAGATCCGCCGCCTCGTGGAGGCCGATCTCAACCCGGAGATGTTCCGCGAGAAGTACCGGGCGATCGAGGTCGGGGACGTGCACTGGGAGTCCCTCGATCCACCGAAGGGGGACCTGTATGCCTGGGATCCCGCTTCGACCTACCTCCAGGCCGCTCCGTACCTCCACCTGCCTCCCCCGTGGATCCCCCAGCGCGGGGTCCTCGCCGAGGGGGCCCGGGCGCTCCTGACCTTCGGCGACCAGATCTCGACGGACCACATCTCTCCGGCCGGCGCGTTTCCCGAGAGCACTCCCGCGGGCCGGTACCTGCTCGCCCACGGGGTTCCGGCGTCTCAATTCAACACCTACGGCACGCGCCGGGGGGACCACGAGGTGATGGTTAGAGGAACGTTCGCGAATGTTCGTCTGAAGAACCAGCTCCTGGCGCCGAAGGAGGGAGGCTGGACCTCACATCTCCCCGAGGGCGACGTGCTCTCCGTTTACGATGCGGCCGAGCGGTACCGCACCGAAGGCGTCCCGCTCATCGTGCTGGCGGGCAAGAGCTACGGCCAGGGAAGCTCTCGGGATTGGGCCGCGAAGGGGCCTCGCCTGCTCGGGATCGGCGCCGTGATCGCGGAGAGCTTCGAGCGGATCCACCGGACCAATCTGATCGAGATGGGCGTCCTCCCGCTGCGCTTCGCTCCGGGCCAGGGCTGGAAGGCGCTCGGCCTGACCGGTCACGAGTCGTTCCGCCTGAGCGTCGCCTCGGGCGGGGAGCTCTCGCCTCGGGGAGCGATCACGCTGGAAGCCCTGCGCGAGCCGGATCCGCCGATCACAGCGACCCTCGAATGCGCGATCCACTCCCCGATCGAGCTCGAGTACTACCTCGCCGGCGGCGTGCTTCCGTACGTGATGACCCACCGGTTTGCCCGCTAG
- the gatD gene encoding Glu-tRNA(Gln) amidotransferase subunit GatD, with the protein MSPPTTKDPWETLRTLPMGQRVELHDPVGADWTGTIVPSHELSGDRILQLKLESGYNVGIRIGTDFTFRISSASPPSAPADERAAAGSNSAAHPEDHIALLTTGGTIASRIDYETGGVRPVRGESEILDFYPDLLSEGAVRVVPVFDRLSENIAPHDWSILAERVALTFREGARGIVIAHGTDTLGFTAAALSFLLPELPGPVVVVGAQRSPDRPSSDGTSNLQAAARVARDRRIGEVVVVMHAGLSDTRFAIHRGTHVRKMHSSRRDAFQSRNAPPLGVVEGAEIRLDARVRPPSPRGARFDGPLDLSGRLLWYYPGLTPELAEAFVRCARGIVLAGTGLGHVASVHVDWIRRAVEAGVVVAMTTQCLEGVADPFVYATGRELHRAGVLFLDDLLPETAYVKLLWALGHATSPDDVRSLLRLDRAGEFVARHQTRGEE; encoded by the coding sequence ATGAGTCCACCTACCACGAAGGACCCCTGGGAGACTCTCCGGACCCTCCCCATGGGCCAGCGGGTCGAGCTGCACGATCCGGTGGGAGCCGATTGGACGGGGACCATCGTTCCTTCTCACGAACTCTCCGGAGATCGGATCCTGCAACTCAAACTGGAGAGCGGGTACAACGTCGGGATCCGGATCGGAACGGACTTCACATTCCGGATCTCCTCGGCGTCGCCGCCCTCGGCTCCGGCGGACGAGCGCGCCGCCGCGGGCTCGAACTCCGCTGCGCATCCGGAGGACCACATCGCACTGTTGACGACCGGCGGCACCATCGCCTCCCGGATCGACTACGAGACCGGCGGGGTCCGTCCGGTCCGCGGCGAGAGCGAGATCCTCGACTTCTATCCGGACCTGCTTTCGGAAGGCGCGGTCCGGGTGGTCCCGGTGTTCGATCGCCTCAGCGAGAACATCGCTCCCCACGACTGGTCGATCCTCGCGGAGCGGGTCGCCCTGACGTTCCGGGAGGGGGCGCGGGGGATCGTGATCGCCCACGGAACCGATACGCTCGGCTTCACGGCCGCAGCCCTGTCCTTCCTCCTTCCCGAGCTTCCGGGACCGGTGGTGGTCGTGGGTGCCCAGCGATCGCCGGACCGGCCTTCGTCGGACGGCACGTCCAACCTGCAGGCGGCCGCCCGCGTGGCACGCGACCGCCGGATCGGGGAGGTCGTGGTGGTGATGCACGCTGGGCTCTCCGACACACGCTTTGCGATCCATCGGGGCACGCACGTGCGCAAGATGCACTCGAGCCGCCGGGACGCCTTCCAGAGTCGAAACGCCCCTCCCCTCGGCGTGGTCGAGGGCGCCGAGATCCGCCTCGATGCACGCGTCCGGCCTCCCAGCCCGCGCGGAGCACGCTTCGACGGGCCGCTCGATCTCTCGGGCCGGCTCCTCTGGTACTACCCCGGCTTGACGCCGGAGCTCGCGGAGGCGTTCGTGCGGTGCGCGCGGGGGATCGTCCTCGCGGGAACGGGGCTCGGCCACGTCGCTTCGGTCCACGTCGACTGGATCCGGCGGGCGGTCGAGGCCGGGGTCGTCGTCGCGATGACGACGCAATGCCTGGAGGGAGTCGCCGATCCCTTCGTGTATGCGACGGGCCGCGAGCTGCATCGAGCAGGAGTGCTCTTCCTGGACGACCTCCTTCCCGAGACGGCCTACGTCAAGCTGTTGTGGGCGCTCGGCCATGCGACGAGCCCGGACGATGTGAGATCGCTGTTGCGGCTCGATCGGGCCGGAGAGTTCGTCGCGCGCCATCAGACCCGAGGCGAGGAGTGA
- the gatE gene encoding Glu-tRNA(Gln) amidotransferase subunit GatE, with product MKAGLEVHQQLATGKLFCACPSELSDAVTGTFSRRLRASSGENRGIDAAAAHQASRGLTYRYETTEANCLVEMDEEPPHALNPAALDTALTLARMLHARVLDEIEVMRKIVVDGSNTSGFQRTALVAAGGYLELGKRRYSILSICLEEDAARKISEKSGEVLYRLDRLGIPLVEIATGPDLTTPEEAREVAEEIGALLRATRRVRRGIGTIREDLNVSTEGGRRIEIKGVQELRRLPQYAEREVERQRVLLEVRDRLRGRNAASAFPPALDVTELLGAIESGPVADAVRHRGVVLAIALPGFAGLLKSPPNSEERLGRELADQARFLGLRGILHSDELPGAGIGAEETERLRTRLGSGPNDAFVLVADRSAERARAALDRIAARALAALDGIPAETRDPLPDGRSRFSRPLPGRDRMYPETDVAPIPISAADLARIDAGLPERPAVLRERLAQEYHLVREVVRQLVAGGHVDAFEALAHQGHAPAVVARLLTQDLPAAGGGAEREWPLALLGELLSAQESGRFAKEGFPAVLAALTSGAPTVDEAIAKAGLSGMPRAELDRLVDRIVDANRGMIVARREDAFSPLMGDLMREVRGQRDGQEVAAALREGIARVLSEPRA from the coding sequence GTGAAGGCGGGGCTCGAGGTCCACCAACAGCTGGCCACGGGCAAGCTGTTCTGCGCCTGTCCCTCGGAGCTGTCGGACGCGGTCACGGGGACCTTTTCGCGTCGTCTGCGAGCCTCGAGCGGCGAGAACCGCGGGATCGACGCCGCGGCCGCCCACCAGGCTTCACGGGGACTGACGTATCGCTACGAGACGACGGAGGCGAACTGCCTCGTCGAGATGGACGAGGAGCCGCCGCACGCGCTCAACCCGGCGGCTCTCGATACCGCCCTCACGTTGGCCCGCATGCTGCACGCCCGGGTGCTGGACGAAATCGAGGTGATGCGCAAGATCGTGGTCGACGGATCGAACACCTCCGGCTTCCAACGGACCGCGCTCGTCGCCGCGGGCGGGTACCTCGAGCTCGGGAAGCGGCGCTACTCGATCCTGTCGATCTGCCTCGAGGAGGACGCGGCCCGAAAGATCTCCGAGAAGAGCGGAGAGGTTCTCTATCGGCTCGACCGGCTCGGCATCCCGCTCGTCGAGATCGCGACCGGCCCGGATCTGACCACTCCGGAGGAAGCCCGAGAGGTCGCCGAGGAGATCGGAGCGCTCCTGCGCGCGACCCGGCGCGTACGTCGCGGGATCGGGACCATCCGCGAGGACCTGAACGTCTCCACGGAGGGCGGCCGGCGGATCGAGATCAAGGGAGTGCAGGAGCTCCGACGCCTTCCCCAGTACGCCGAACGCGAGGTGGAACGCCAGCGGGTGCTGCTCGAGGTCCGCGATCGGCTCCGGGGCCGGAACGCGGCGAGCGCGTTCCCTCCGGCCCTGGACGTGACGGAACTCCTCGGGGCGATCGAAAGCGGGCCGGTGGCCGATGCGGTCCGCCACCGAGGAGTCGTGCTCGCGATCGCGCTCCCCGGTTTTGCCGGCCTGCTGAAGAGCCCGCCGAACTCGGAGGAGCGTCTCGGGCGAGAGCTCGCGGACCAGGCCCGCTTCCTCGGATTGCGCGGGATCCTGCACTCGGACGAGCTCCCCGGCGCCGGGATTGGTGCGGAGGAGACGGAGCGATTGCGAACGCGGCTCGGCTCGGGCCCGAACGACGCGTTCGTTCTGGTCGCGGATCGATCGGCCGAGCGGGCACGCGCGGCGCTCGATCGGATCGCGGCCCGTGCGCTCGCCGCGCTCGACGGCATCCCCGCCGAGACCCGCGACCCGCTGCCGGACGGGCGCAGCCGATTCTCGAGGCCGCTCCCGGGCCGGGACCGCATGTACCCCGAGACCGACGTCGCGCCCATCCCCATCTCCGCCGCGGACCTCGCTCGCATCGACGCGGGACTTCCGGAGCGGCCCGCGGTCCTGCGCGAACGGCTCGCGCAGGAGTATCACCTCGTTCGCGAGGTCGTCCGGCAGCTGGTGGCGGGCGGGCACGTCGACGCGTTCGAAGCGCTCGCGCACCAGGGCCACGCGCCGGCGGTGGTCGCCCGTCTCCTGACCCAGGACCTCCCCGCCGCCGGAGGCGGCGCCGAACGGGAGTGGCCTCTCGCACTCCTCGGAGAACTCCTGTCGGCCCAGGAGTCCGGGCGGTTCGCCAAGGAAGGCTTCCCGGCGGTGCTCGCCGCCCTGACGAGCGGGGCCCCCACCGTCGACGAGGCGATCGCCAAGGCGGGACTCTCGGGCATGCCCCGGGCCGAGCTCGACCGTCTCGTCGACCGGATCGTGGACGCCAACCGGGGGATGATCGTCGCTCGGCGGGAGGACGCGTTCTCTCCGCTCATGGGCGACCTCATGCGCGAGGTCCGCGGCCAACGCGACGGCCAAGAGGTCGCCGCGGCGCTCCGCGAGGGAATCGCGCGGGTCCTCTCGGAGCCTCGCGCGTGA
- a CDS encoding phosphoglycolate phosphatase, whose amino-acid sequence MRRAARASKDLRVLVTDVDGTITDPERRLHPAALGALRRLTDRGVPVILATGNVLPIALALHRSLGLVGPIVAENGGVVYQHTESGERIEHLADRRVALAAYRALRASGLPVHRLFTDRWRETEVGIDSSVPLAEVRRRIRGINAYAESSGFAIHLMERGAGKYFGVRRAVELLGLGLEHVVAIGDGDNDARLLRAVGFGVSFPSASPRARRAADLVTRADGAPGFLEAIRASGLSGRGP is encoded by the coding sequence GTGAGGCGCGCCGCCCGGGCATCGAAGGATCTTCGGGTCCTCGTCACGGATGTCGACGGAACCATCACCGACCCCGAGCGGCGCCTCCATCCCGCGGCGCTCGGCGCGCTGCGACGCCTGACGGACCGGGGAGTCCCCGTCATCCTCGCGACGGGCAACGTGCTGCCAATCGCCCTCGCGCTCCACCGCTCGCTCGGCCTCGTGGGCCCGATCGTCGCGGAGAACGGCGGGGTCGTCTACCAGCATACCGAGTCCGGGGAGCGGATCGAGCACCTCGCGGACCGGCGCGTGGCGCTCGCGGCGTACCGGGCACTCCGGGCGAGCGGCCTCCCCGTCCATCGACTCTTCACCGACCGGTGGCGCGAGACCGAGGTCGGCATCGACTCCAGCGTTCCCCTCGCGGAGGTGCGCCGCCGGATCCGGGGCATCAACGCCTACGCGGAGAGCAGTGGGTTCGCGATCCATCTGATGGAGCGGGGCGCGGGCAAGTACTTCGGAGTGCGCCGAGCGGTCGAGCTGCTCGGGCTCGGCCTCGAGCACGTGGTCGCGATCGGCGACGGGGACAACGACGCGCGGCTCCTGCGCGCCGTGGGATTCGGGGTCAGCTTCCCCTCGGCGAGCCCCCGCGCGCGGCGCGCGGCCGATCTCGTCACCCGCGCGGACGGGGCTCCCGGATTCCTTGAGGCGATCCGGGCGAGCGGTTTATCGGGAAGGGGGCCCTAG
- a CDS encoding 50S ribosomal protein L11 produces the protein MADEVSVLVEGGKATAGPPLGPALGPLGVNVGQVVAKINEETKQFAGMRVPVVVRVDPGTRQFTLVVGRPPVTALLLKEAGKEKGSGKAKTDIVGDVSLEAVRKIAEAKSGDMFGRSVEEKVNQVIGTCVSIGLTVDGQDPRALLKERIRKGAPA, from the coding sequence GTGGCGGATGAAGTGAGCGTCCTCGTCGAGGGCGGCAAGGCGACGGCGGGACCGCCGCTCGGCCCCGCGCTCGGACCCCTCGGGGTCAACGTGGGGCAGGTCGTCGCAAAGATCAACGAGGAAACGAAGCAGTTCGCCGGGATGCGCGTTCCCGTCGTCGTCCGGGTCGATCCCGGTACGCGCCAGTTCACGCTCGTGGTCGGGCGACCCCCGGTCACCGCGCTCCTCTTGAAGGAAGCGGGGAAGGAGAAGGGCTCGGGCAAGGCGAAGACCGACATCGTCGGGGACGTCTCGCTGGAGGCCGTTCGCAAGATCGCCGAGGCGAAGAGCGGCGACATGTTCGGCCGCTCGGTCGAGGAGAAGGTGAACCAGGTGATCGGCACCTGCGTCTCGATCGGACTCACGGTCGATGGCCAGGACCCCCGCGCGCTGCTCAAGGAGCGCATACGGAAGGGAGCCCCGGCATGA